In Rhodovulum sulfidophilum DSM 1374, the following are encoded in one genomic region:
- a CDS encoding N-acetylmuramoyl-L-alanine amidase produces the protein MTPLWRPSPNCGARRGGARPDMVVLHFTAMTDSASALDRLCDPAAGVSAHYLIARDGRVFQLVDEAGRAWHAGAGCWGGVEDVNSRSIGIELDNPGDRPFSAPLMAALEALLPGILARWSIRPERVIGHSDMAPDRKWDPGPRFDWRRLARQGLAVWPEVRSSAGPAPDETAFRKAATAFGYGAGWDTGHVLDALRQRFRPWATGPLAVADMAVIADLARRFPVDPGPAGA, from the coding sequence GTGACGCCGCTCTGGCGTCCCTCGCCCAATTGCGGGGCAAGGCGCGGCGGGGCGCGGCCCGACATGGTCGTGCTGCATTTCACCGCCATGACCGATTCCGCCTCGGCGCTGGACCGGCTTTGCGACCCGGCGGCCGGGGTGTCGGCGCATTACCTGATCGCCCGTGACGGGCGGGTTTTCCAGCTTGTCGACGAGGCCGGGCGGGCCTGGCATGCCGGGGCCGGATGCTGGGGCGGGGTCGAGGACGTCAATTCCCGCTCGATCGGCATCGAACTCGACAATCCGGGCGACCGGCCGTTCTCGGCGCCGCTGATGGCCGCGCTCGAGGCGCTGTTGCCCGGCATCCTTGCACGCTGGTCGATCCGGCCCGAGCGGGTGATCGGCCATTCCGACATGGCGCCCGACCGCAAATGGGACCCTGGTCCGCGGTTCGACTGGCGAAGGCTGGCACGGCAGGGGTTGGCGGTCTGGCCCGAGGTCCGGAGCTCTGCCGGTCCCGCGCCCGACGAGACGGCCTTTCGCAAGGCGGCCACGGCCTTCGGCTATGGCGCGGGCTGGGACACGGGCCACGTGCTCGATGCGTTGCGCCAGCGGTTCCGGCCCTGGGCCACGGGGCCGCTTGCGGTCGCCGACATGGCCGTCATCGCCGATCTTGCCCGCCGCTTCCCCGTTGACCCCGGCCCCGCGGGCGCCTAG
- a CDS encoding DUF533 domain-containing protein produces the protein MSFVRTMATLAVGFAAARGLETFQKMGGGAGIADSVKSAATRVGIGSQIGPLLERMQVPGGAAALKTNAKWLGAKGRETGDHALVGLGGLMAALGGAAWAGSVNARDILNAMGEVAPPDVSMEKNARLLIRSMVMAAKSDGEIDAAERAAIFDVLGDATEEERAFVEAEMARPIDIEALAAETGTHQRTAVYAAGVVTTRLDSPAEIAHLDRLADALHLGRAARQRIHKAMRLPQVLA, from the coding sequence ATGAGTTTTGTCAGGACGATGGCCACCCTTGCCGTGGGCTTTGCGGCGGCCAGGGGGCTCGAGACGTTCCAGAAGATGGGCGGCGGCGCGGGAATTGCCGATTCGGTGAAATCGGCCGCAACGCGGGTCGGGATCGGCAGCCAGATCGGGCCGCTGCTCGAGCGGATGCAGGTTCCGGGCGGCGCGGCGGCGCTGAAGACCAACGCCAAATGGCTGGGCGCGAAGGGGCGCGAGACCGGAGATCATGCGCTGGTCGGTCTTGGCGGGCTGATGGCGGCGCTGGGCGGCGCCGCCTGGGCGGGATCGGTCAATGCCAGGGACATCCTGAACGCGATGGGCGAGGTCGCGCCGCCCGATGTCTCGATGGAGAAGAACGCGCGGCTTCTGATCCGCTCGATGGTGATGGCGGCGAAATCCGATGGCGAGATCGACGCGGCCGAGCGCGCCGCGATCTTCGATGTGCTGGGCGATGCCACCGAGGAAGAGCGCGCCTTCGTCGAGGCCGAGATGGCGCGGCCCATCGATATCGAGGCGCTTGCGGCCGAGACCGGCACGCACCAGCGCACCGCCGTCTATGCCGCGGGGGTGGTGACGACCAGGCTCGACAGCCCGGCCGAGATCGCGCATCTTGATCGCCTGGCCGATGCGCTGCATCTGGGCCGCGCCGCGCGCCAGCGGATCCACAAGGCGATGCGGCTGCCGCAGGTGCTGGCCTGA
- the rpmG gene encoding 50S ribosomal protein L33, with protein sequence MAKPTTIKIRLNSTAGTGHFYVTKKNARTMTEKMVVKKYDPVVRQHVEYKEGKIK encoded by the coding sequence ATGGCGAAGCCGACAACCATCAAGATCCGCCTGAACTCGACCGCGGGCACCGGCCATTTCTACGTGACCAAGAAAAACGCCCGCACCATGACCGAGAAAATGGTGGTCAAGAAATATGACCCGGTCGTGCGTCAGCACGTCGAATACAAGGAAGGCAAGATCAAGTGA